From the Glycine max cultivar Williams 82 chromosome 11, Glycine_max_v4.0, whole genome shotgun sequence genome, the window CTTGATAGGATGGGCCTTTCTAGGTCGAAATAGATggtttttaacattaaataactttgattttaattaatattagatttatttaatatttcttaaaatattagatGATAACAAATCCATGAATGTCATTCACTAGAGTCATTATACATTATAAAGTTTGCAGTCTATCGAGGTATTAATAATGAAATATCAAgtttatgtttttcttctttatataaCTTTTAGTATATTCTTAGGAGTAGAAATAGCTTTGTAACATAACTAGCTAGTGGTGTTGAGTTCAAGTTTAAGATATACAAAtgtcttaaatataaaaaaaaaattgtcacttataataattttacctCAAACATAGattatttctctttataaatGTTACCTTCTTCCAGTAAAAAATACatgttgtttataaaaaaaaaaaaaccaaaacttagACTTCTCTATATATATTGTTCTCGTTTTAAGCATAGATAGacatttctcttaatttttcttgttttcttttttttttctcctttttattgTCCAAATAAGTTAAAggttaaatttaacataaattatcAACAAGCTAGGTGTTTATAGATTATTGAGGCCGTGTGAATTATGGATTTTAGATGTTTTCGTCACAAGAACATGTGGGTTGGCAGTTCATGAAACTAAGTTAGAATTGACTTTGATGTTATTGCTTTCAAATGTATTTTACTGTTGAGGTACGAGACCAGTGACTTCTTCGATCGAAGAGAACATCTTAGAAGCCACATGCACACTTTGTGGAAATCAGACTGCAGATGACAACACTGCTTTTTGTTTACATGAACACAAATAACCAATAAGATGTTTATATATAGATGATTGAGAATGTGGATTAGTTTTTCTTATGTCTTCATCACAAGTTTATTATTTGATACTTTCAAACGTGTTGTTAAGGTATGAGAGCGATGACTTCTTTCGCGAGACCACTCTTGCTGGCAACAGTATGAGTTGTGGAAATCAGACAGCAGTTGAAGCCACTGCTTTTAGTACATCTACACAACAATTGCTAATGAACCTCCAAATTGCAACACCGAAAATTACTGGTTTCTTTGCAGCTACCAAGACACAAGTGATTGGCGGTGCAATCTATGCCATTGCACAATGTGCTGAAACTTTCACACGAGACACTTGTTTGAATTGTTTGTCAATTGAACAGAGCGACATACAAGGTTGTCTTCCCAATACAAATGGTAGGGCATTTGATCCTCCTGGCTGCTTTATGAGATACTCGGACACACCCTTCTTTGCTGATAACCAAACCATTGATATCAGTCCCTTCTTAAAACAAGGTACAAATGCCATAACTCCATTTAATAGATGTTGACTTGAATGAACAAAAATGGGTTAGTGGTGTGCCATCTCTTATTGTATAATGAGAAAGGCTAGTAGCACATATCTaattcactttttaattttggaagaaatatatcaaaatcactttaaatttttttgagacGTACTGAATTAATGTAGCTCAGTCATGATTTTGATatttctaacaaattttaatcaatagcAGAGAATGCATTAGAAAGAGTCTGTTAGAAAAACTTGTTTCTAGTACTTTTCGGGCCAACATCTTGAACGGACACATCATTTGGAATATTTGAGGTCAACTTCTTTTCTGTCTTGCAGGACGAGGAGGTTCAATGAGGAAGTGGGTCGTTATTGGTGGTAGTGTTGCAGGTGCACTCCTTGCTGGGATCCTTCTTATATTATTACCCTGGCATAAAAGATTCCAAAGTCCCACGAGAGTTCCTAGAGGTATATAATAAGACCATTTGGATTTTGGAAAGTCTTTATGTGATGCTTTGCATCCGACTATTACCAAAGTATCATGTCTAAAAATATCATTGTTCTCCTAAACATAGATGAattcatttctttatttatatttatatataaagtaaaatCAAACTTATATTTCACTTAGCAGGTATCATATTGGGAGCAACTGAGTTGAAAGATGCAACCAAGTACAGGTACAGTGACTTGAAAGCTGCAACAAAAAATtttagtgagaaaaataaaCTAGGAGAAGGAGGCTTTGGAACTGTATACAAGGTAAACTTGAGTTGTTCCTCCTCACATTTCAATCCTGCTTAAGAAGGAAATACTACTTATAAGCTAAACATCTAATGATAAAGATAAATCACTTTCaagaagaattttttatttctaatgctATTGAATAGGGGACGATGAAAAACGGGAAAGTTGTTGCTGTAAAAAAGTTACTTTCAGGAAAAGGCAACAACATAGACGACAATTTTGAAAGTGAAGTAACGCTCATCAGTaatgttcatcacaaaaattTGGTTCGGCTACTTGGTTATTGCAGCAAAGGCCAAGACAGAATTCTTGTTTATGAGTACATGGCAAACAACAGCCTTGACAAATTCTTATCTGGTAAAATGTTAATTTGCAATAGAAGCAACTTGtgtaagttttcttttctttacctcTAAAGTGTTGAACATATAAACATGGGAATCAGATAAAAGAAAAGGTTCACTCAACTGGAGACAACGCTATGATATAATTTTGGGCACAGCACGGGGATTGGCTTATCTACATGAGGATTTTCATATTCCTATCATACATAGAGATATTAAGAGTGGCAATATCCTCTTGGACGAAGAATTTCAACCCaaaatttctgattttggaTTGGTGAAACTCCTACCAGGGGACCAATCTCATCTTAGCACAAGATTTGCTGGGACAttgtaagttaaaataaattaccaatgcTTCaccttgaaaattttaaaaagtaaaatatactgGCCCCACATGCAGAATAGTCTAATAATTTCTTAACTTTATATGTGACATAAATGTTATGCACTTGTCAGGGGATACACAGCACCTGAATATGCACTCCAAGGTCAATTATCAGAAAAGGCTGATACATACAGCTATGGAATTGTAGTATTAGAAATCATAAGTGGTCAAAAGAGTACTGATGTCGAAGTTGATGATGATGGTTATGAAGAATATCTTCTTCGACGAGTAAGGAATTTCCCATTAATATATACTGAAAATTGGTTGttttgttataatattttactaTATGACTCATGGTTTTGTTTACAACAGGCATGGAAGTTGTATGAGAAAGGCATGCACTTGGAGTTAGTGGACAAAAGCTTAGACCCAAATAACTATGACGCGGAAGAGGTTAAGAAAGTTATAGACATTGCTTTGTTGTGTACTCAAGCATCGGCAACAATGAGGCCAGCCATGTCTGAAGTAGTAGTCCAACTCAGTAGCAATGACTTACTTGAGCATCTGAGACCTTTGATGCCTATATATCTTTATTGAGATGAAATTAAGGCCCCAAAAAGAAATTTGTGCTTCTATTGGTTCCTCTATGACTAATGATACTGCCTCCAATTATATAGCACTTGCTCGATGATTTAGTatatgatgtaaaaaaaaatttgttcagTTCATTATTAAAGGTGGTTATTATAGTTATTTGGAAATCttattttaaagagaaaattttTGTACATTGCCATTCATTCCTAAGGTTTTGTTGATTAGTGTATATATAGAGTACTCTTAATATCTCTATAAGTACAATACCTACTGTTAAAGCCTATAAATACAAGTTAATGGTTTATGCCTACAATTTTTCAAAGGTAAGCATAAATTAAGGATTTTTACCTACGGCTGGAGGTTATAGGTATAATTAAGTTAAAGTTTTTACCTATAGTTGGAATTTGTAGATATAAGTTGACTTTTACCTACCCACATTGTGAATTGTAGGAATTGCATATAGTGACAATCAAATATAATTGTAGATGAAAGTAAATCCATAGGTAAAATCTATACTTATAGATTATAATCTGTCATTGTATGTCCCTCAAAGTTGACGACCAAAATATTCATAGGTCAATGTCTTTAATACATTCACCTACATATTTTTAACATCTAGTGATGGGTTTTGTCCGTAGACATAGatcatttttcttattgtgAGTGCTTGAGTAGGAAGGAAACAAGGAGGAAATTGAGACTACGGAAGACTTATTTTATTCAACAATAAAACAAGTGCTAATAGAAGGACAAATTAACAAGTGAACAACTAATTtacaaatttcttttaaaaaaaaaacaatttacagATGGTGCCTACAGAAGATAAAATAGCTTTATGTCCAATTAATCAACACGACTTTTATTTCCTAAAAGTTAGCATAAAAATCTGATCTACCGTGGTTTGTTAAGACAAGACTTGTAGCCTAACTTGTTTGAAAATTGCAAAATGtaaaaccattttaaaaaaagctGAAAAAGTTGAGGTGTACCAATAAGGTGTTTCCATGGTTGTCGTCCATCCCCTTTATCCTTGGGGTTTTCTTGGCTCTTCCCCTTTGTCTGCCAAGCTAATATCAACCTCCCCACCCTcttctttgaaatcttttgcgcAGATCATCTCTAAACTCCTAGTTATTCCTCTTCACCTCCTTCCAAAGCCTTGCTTCAAAGGTGATGTGCTAGCTATCAAAATCTCAGAAATAAGATACTAGTTTCCATGGCAGGTATTGCAGATTGTAGCAATGTGTTTCATGGTAGGCTTTTTCTTTCAAAGTGCTCCTCACCCATCAAGATTGCATATCTTCGGTCAAAGCTCTTGGAAATCGATTGGGTCATGGTCTAGGGTCCCTCTTGGAAAGGGATATTATGAGCTTGTCTTCTCCTCTGCCGAAGACCTCAACATTATCAAATTGATGTATTACATTGGCCTTCACATAGGCTTTTTGCGCTTGCTAGCATGGACTCCAGATTTCAACCCGAATCTCATCAAGCAGACCCATGCTCAATGTTGGGTTAGATTCCATGGGTtgctgatgtgtcattattttctcctatttcttaaccctttttgtcacaattttaattactgattagtcttaattgtcaaattaattatgcagttttatcatttgggactacttgactaattttgtgtttttaatttaatttcaggagaattataagcaattgggcttggacttgaagagagcagacaattttattttatcaaatcttatcttatccagattttatttcatctagattttattttgtccagattttatttcatccaatcttatcttatcttgtctagattttcttttatttcatttatgggcttggacttaaaacatatttgtaagctttggggctgaggacttatataacagcaccagggttttagtttagagagttttggggagaggagaataattttaaggttttgcaattccagtttttattgtTCACGCACACTATTCACGTTgcaataaaattcttttttttgcaatttcattttctgctgattaatggaaggctaagtctctagcgttattttctcttgaggatcaagcacaactctctttgaggttttgttatcattattgaattctgatcaatttttcctcttcaccaattgctctgtaattgttgctattaatccatgcatgcttagtgcttgattaattgtctctgcgcttaatttacgttcatgcttaatgataagTTTCGTTCAtcattaattggtgtatgtgttgcttaatcacataatgatagccttatgttaatttttgcttaataagttaatttagggttggattaagtggttgaactgattagggataaatcctcgtaacctaggataagagacttgcttgtgaatcaaggggaaacaacatgttttaattctgttatttctttaattcaaatttgcttgcagtttaatttacacaaacaaacaaactccccaattcgttactgttttattactatctgttatgaacgtttggttgaccattgctcgttgggagacgacctaggatcacttcctagatactgcatttttaatgtttatttgatttgggtacggtctcgatcaaatttggcgccattgccgaggagcagtgggccaaaggttcataatagtgtttagttgttttgtgtGTAGCTCTGTCGTTTAGGTTGTGAGTGTgagttgttttattttgtgtagcattctgttttgcatttcattCGTGTCCCCTGTTTAGCGACTGTTTTAGCAACTGTTTCAGTTTAtgttttgctgtgaacagtGATTAACGACTGGGAACTagcgactgattttgcaatttaattagcaatttttgttttgatagttagagttgttattttggctgattttttgtgtgatagtttcttttgatccatattttgtgggaaaaatatcAAGAGGACTTGGTGTGGcagtatttgagagagacaaaaaatttgggaacttgtttttagcaaaacttaaaacggccataacttttgctccgggtatcagaatgactattattatatatgcatttggggtagaaaacaATTTCCCATATTATGGCAACCTGCTTTAGCCAAttggggtctcccaaactcaaAAAATCAACTGTTTACTAACTTTGCTTAGGTAGTTTTTATAGTTAGCctttgaatttatatttgaaattttttgtgctatcttttcatggtTTTAaggtgttgctcacaaaatttcagctcatttggatatcatttgactatagttgtagttttaacccTCCCTTAGTACTTATTTGAGAGATACATGATTTGCTGCacatagtgcatgactaggggcaatctaGGTGATTTATAACTCTTTGATCctaaaatagatagaacctttcatagattagttaggcatagtgtgcatcctgatcattctatgcattttgagcattttgagtattttgttgctggtgattctaaatattctgattttgagcattcgactactaattttcatactgagaacatggctcaacctccacctcgtgagaggactcttagggagatggctgcacctgatttcacttatgaaagcttgtgcattcaatatcctgatgagggtgttccatatgttctcaagactagactaatacatttgctgcccaagtttcatggtcttgcaggtgaagatcctcataagcatcttaaggagttccatattgtctgttccaccatgaagccccctgatgtccaggaagatcatatctttcgaaaggcttttcctcattctttggaGGGaatggcaaaagattggctgtACTATCTTGCTTCCAGATCCATCtccagctgggatgaccttaagagagtgttcttggagaaattcttccctgcatctaggaccactgccatcagaaaagacatttcaggcattaggcaacttagtggagagagcttgtatgagtactgggaaagattcaagaaattgtgtacAAGCTGTCCTCActaccagatttctgagcaactccttctgcaatatttctatgagggacttagcaacatggagagaagtatgaatgatgctgccagtggtggagctcttggtgatatgactcctgctgaggctaggaatttgattgagaagatggcttccaactcccaacaattcagtgcaagaaatgatgctattgtccttagaggagtctatgaggtggccacagattcatcttcatctgctgaaaatgaaaagcttgagggaaaacttgatgccttggtcaacctagtgactcagcttgccatgaataaGAAATCTGCATCTGCACCtattgcaagagtctgtggccTATGTTCTTCTGTAGATCACCATATAGATCTCtatccttctttgcagcaatctggagtcaatgagcaacctaaagcttatgctgcaaacatttataatagagcccctcagcagcaaaaccaacaacaacaaaataattatgatctttcaagcaacaaatacaatttaggttggaggaatcatccaaatttgagatggacaagtcctccacatcaacaacagcctgtccctcctttccaaaatgctgctggtccaagcaagccatatgttcctccttcAATGCAACAACAAtagcagcaacaacaaagacaacaagcaactaaggcccctcctcaaccttccttagaagagttagtgaggcaaatgaccatccagaatatgcaatttcagcaagagacaaaagcctccattcagagtctgacaaattagatggggcagatggctactcagttgaaccaagctcagtcccaaaattttgacaaattgccttcacaaactgtgcagaatccgaaaaatgtgagtgccattaccTTAAGGTCTGGTTagcaaattcaagtgcctccaccaatagcagcacctgcacctgaacctgtcaagcttcattctgcacctgaaaaagaggatgagatagttgcacaaaagaaaAAGCTTCCTGATCATGAGggagctaacaaaaattttcatgcaggtggaccttcttctagtagttATGAGTTGCAACAGCCTCTTATCCTTCTTCCAtttccacctagagcaattccaaacaaaaaaatggaagaagtggaaaaggagatcttggagacctttaGGAAaatagaggtgaacatacctctgctagatgccatcaagcagattccaagatatgccaagtttctaaaggagctgtgcacccacaaaaggaagctcaaaggaaatgaaaggattagcatgaccaaaaatgtgtcagcattgataggtaaatctgttcctcacattcctgagaaatgtaaggacccaagtactttctgtataccttgcattattgggaacaataaatttgagaatgccatgctagatctaggagcatcagttagtgtcatgcctctttccattttcaattctttatctcttggacctttgcaatctacagatgtggtgattcatttggcaaatagaagtgttgcttaccccgcaggtttcatagaggatgtgctggttcgggttggtgaacttatttttcctgttgatttttatgttcttaatatggaagagggatttttcATGgctcagttccaattattttaggtaggccatttatgaaaatagcctgaaccaagatagatgtttatgctggcacattgtctatggaatttggtgatattgttgttcattttaacattcttgatgccatgaaacatccatctgaggatcattctatttttcgtgctaagataattgatcagattgttgatgattatatgtttgattttgtttctgttcttcatggtaggaaacatccatttttatctgatctacatacttgtcattccttatgcattgaatctgaatctgagtttgaatttgatcctgtatctgatttttatgctgatagagaatttgaatttgagtctagttctgattttctgggtgttgtacctcttgatgttgattttttagagtcagaatgcactaaccatgttgcaagAAGTACATacacttctgacttgctttatgaggtataggctgaggaaccttcttcttctcctaccccggttcctcccactgttcagccaccacccacaccagagttgaagcccttgcCAGCAACCCTCAAGTAtacttacttggaggacaaagAAAAATTTCCATTGAtcatatctgcctcccttgctgctgagcaagaggagaagttgttgctagtgctcaagaagcacaagaaagccattggatggactttaacagacattcctggtattagcccatctatctgcatgcataggatacttttagaggatggagctaagccagtgaggcagccacaacggtgactcaaccccgtcattttagatgtggtgaaaaaggaagtgaccaagctcttacaagttggaatcatctaccttatttctgacagccagtgggtgagtctagtccaagtggttcctaagtagacaggcctcacagtgattaagaatgaaagggatgagcttatccccacaagagtgcagaacaatTGGCGAGTCATCATTGATTATAGAAGGCTAaaccaggtaaccagaaaagatcattttcccctgccattcattaatcaaatgcttgagcgcttggtaggtaagtctcattactgttttcttgatggtttttctggttatttacaaattcatattgctcttgaggatcaagaaaagaccacattcacctatcCCTTtgacacttttgcctataggaggatgccctttggcctatgcaacgcccctggtaccttccagcggtgtatgcttagcattttcagtgattttttagagagttgcatagaggtgtttatggatgactttactatttatggatcctcttttgatgcatgtttggatagtctggatagagttcttaataggtgcattgaaactaaccttgtgctgaattttgaaaaatgtcacttcatggtagaacaaggtatagttttagggcatattatttccagtaggggcatagaggtagatcCTGCCAAAAtagttgttatttcacaattgccttacccctcttgcgtgcgagaggttcattcttttcttggtcatgcagggttttataggcactttatcaaggactttagcaaagtggcccttccattATCCAATCTGCTGTAAAagaaggtggagtttgatttttatgaccgatgcaaagaggcttttgattgcctcaagcgtgcggtgactaccacccctatcattcaggcacctgattggatagccccatttgagctaatgtgggatgcatccaattacgcattggggggttgtccttgctcaaaagattgacaaactgcctcgggtgatctactacgcttccaaaactttggatgctgctcaagcaaattacactaccacagagaaggagctattagcgatagtttttgctcttgagaaatttcgttcatatttgcttggtactcgtgttattgtttatactgaccatgcagctctgaagtacctgttgaagaaggctgaatcaaagcctagattgatcaggtggatgctttggctctaagagtttgatttggagatccgtgattggagcggtgcacagaacctcatggttgaccacctgagtaggattgagcgtgcgtctgaggactcacccattcaggatgattttccagatgaccatttgtacattctgtataacattttttattccttcCCCATTCCTTGGTTttctaatattgtgaattatttggttgcttctgtttttcctcccttggcatctaaagctcaaaatgataaaattaagagcgatgataagcattatatttgggatgatccctatttgtggaagttgtgcagtgaccaggttattaggagatgcattccagaccatgagatcgactcggtcctgcaattctgtcattGTTCCGCACCaagtggccatcttggcatataGAGGACAGCTCGtaaggtgcttgactgcggtttctattggcccaccatcttcaaggatgcgtggagaatctgtagcacttgtgaggcTTGTTAGAGAGCAGgcggctcactttcatggagacaacaaatgcctcaacaaaccatgttgttctgtgaggtgtttgatgtctggggtatagattttatggggcctttccctgtctcttttggttttgtttatattctccttgctgttgattatgtttcaaaatgggtggaagccaaacccaccagaactaacgatgctaaggttgttgtggattttgttagatctaatctattttgcaggtttggagtccctagagccatcgtcaGTTATCAAGGCACctatttttgtaacagatccatgtattccttgctcaaaaagtatggggtcgtgcacagaatttccacaccttaccacccccaaactaatgggcaggctgagatttcaaacagggagataaaaaggatcttggagaagattgtgcagccaaacaGAAAGGATTGAAGCACCAGgatggatgatgctctttgggc encodes:
- the CRK33 gene encoding LOW QUALITY PROTEIN: cysteine-rich receptor-like protein kinase 2 (The sequence of the model RefSeq protein was modified relative to this genomic sequence to represent the inferred CDS: deleted 1 base in 1 codon): MQFKFVALTFLVFWSRWSFEGAVGDPQLFLLVSECSGFGVPNLSNFYQNLNASFADLRAQVSNNSKHFATAQSVTGTSPVYAMFQCVNYLSITDCATCLAAAAAEIRNCYTGTNNGARVVYDGCFLRYESDDFFRETTLAGNSMSCGNQTAVEATAFSTSTQQLLMNLQIATPKITGFFAATKTQVIGGAIYAIAQCAETFTRDTCLNCLSIEQSDIQGCLPNTNGRAFDPPGCFMRYSDTPFFADNQTIDISPFLKQGGSMRKWVVIGGSVAGALLAGILLILLPWHKRFQSPTRVPRGIILGATELKDATKYRYSDLKAATKNFSEKNKLGEGGFGTVYKGTMKNGKVVAVKKLLSGKGNNIDDNFESEVTLISNVHHKNLVRLLGYCSKGQDRILVYEYMANNSLDKFLSGKIKGSLNWRQRYDIILGTARGLAYLHEDFHIPIIHRDIKSGNILLDEEFQPKISDFGLVKLLPGDQSHLSTRFAGTLGYTAPEYALQGQLSEKADTYSYGIVVLEIISGQKSTDVEVDDDGYEEYLLRRAWKLYEKGMHLELVDKSLDPNNYDAEEVKKVIDIALLCTQASATMRPAMSEVVVQLSSNDLLEHLRPLMPYIFIEMKLRPQKEICASIGSSMTNDTASNYIALAR